One Desulfonatronovibrio hydrogenovorans DSM 9292 DNA segment encodes these proteins:
- a CDS encoding aspartate-semialdehyde dehydrogenase, whose amino-acid sequence MSDNPVVAVVGATGAVGREMLKTLEQRNFPARQVIALASARSAGSKVLFKDQEITVDELGKDSFKGVDLAIFSAGGATSEKFAPIAVESGCVVVDNSNAWRMDKNVPLVVPEVNPEALDGHRGIIANPNCSTIQMVVVLKPLHDAGTIKRVIVSTYQAVSGSGQKAVDELETQVRNLFSMKEIEPKVYPYQIAFNCLPHIDVFLENDYTMEEMKMVNETKKIMGSDQVRVTATTVRVPVFYGHCESVNIETEKKITPQEARAILSQAPGITVLDNPAEKIYPMPLFAAGEDDTFVGRIREDETIANGLNLWIVADNIRKGAALNTVQISELLVQKNLLRV is encoded by the coding sequence ATGTCGGACAATCCCGTAGTTGCGGTGGTGGGAGCCACAGGAGCAGTGGGCAGGGAAATGCTTAAGACCCTGGAACAGAGGAACTTTCCGGCCCGGCAGGTTATTGCCCTGGCTTCAGCCAGGTCTGCAGGGTCCAAAGTCCTGTTCAAGGATCAAGAGATAACCGTGGATGAGCTTGGCAAAGATTCATTTAAAGGAGTTGACCTGGCCATATTTTCAGCCGGAGGAGCTACTTCTGAAAAGTTTGCACCCATTGCAGTGGAGTCGGGTTGTGTGGTGGTGGATAATTCCAATGCCTGGCGTATGGATAAAAATGTTCCTCTGGTGGTTCCTGAGGTCAATCCTGAAGCCCTGGATGGTCACAGGGGAATAATTGCCAATCCCAATTGTTCCACCATCCAGATGGTGGTGGTGCTCAAGCCCCTGCATGATGCAGGTACAATCAAGAGGGTCATTGTATCCACCTATCAGGCTGTTTCCGGCTCCGGACAAAAGGCAGTGGATGAACTTGAGACCCAGGTCCGAAACCTGTTTTCCATGAAAGAAATCGAACCCAAGGTGTATCCTTACCAGATAGCCTTTAACTGTCTGCCCCACATCGATGTCTTCCTGGAGAATGATTATACCATGGAAGAAATGAAAATGGTCAATGAAACCAAGAAGATCATGGGGAGTGACCAAGTCAGGGTCACCGCCACCACCGTCCGGGTCCCGGTCTTTTACGGTCACTGCGAATCGGTTAATATCGAGACCGAGAAAAAAATAACCCCTCAGGAGGCCAGGGCGATTTTGAGCCAGGCTCCGGGGATAACTGTCCTGGATAATCCAGCGGAAAAGATTTACCCAATGCCCCTGTTTGCAGCTGGAGAGGATGACACATTTGTGGGGCGGATCCGGGAGGATGAGACCATTGCCAATGGGCTGAACCTCTGGATAGTGGCTGATAACATCCGTAAGGGAGCAGCCCTTAATACCGTGCAGATATCCGAGCTGCTGGTCCAGAAAAACCTGCTCAGGGTTTGA
- a CDS encoding aminotransferase class IV, translating into MTAIASGQEYLDRLMSLPRPGEDKIFAFYEHRIGMICKDPKLLLIPMDDHMVHRGDGIFETVKFINRRIYQLDAHLERMEKNCRTVAIEPPVPFSRIRELVLDVARAADRDEGYLSFFIGRGPGGFSIDFRESPEASLYLVARRYSPPSAEFVEKGVTAHKSDRPAKQGYMAKIKSVNYLPNVLMKKEAVEKGYNYAICFDENGCLAEGCVENVVIVNQEGKILIPDLTNALTGTTLMRALDLIKNEVSFIFRAIHEEEIYQAREVILLSTTLDALSIVRYNDKPIHDVRPGPVSRRLRELLIKDMQENGVKI; encoded by the coding sequence ATGACTGCTATTGCCTCTGGTCAGGAGTACCTGGACCGGCTTATGAGCCTGCCCAGACCGGGTGAAGACAAGATATTCGCCTTTTACGAGCACCGGATTGGAATGATCTGCAAAGATCCAAAGCTGCTGCTTATTCCCATGGATGATCATATGGTTCACCGCGGGGATGGAATCTTTGAAACAGTCAAGTTCATCAACCGCAGGATTTATCAGCTTGATGCGCACCTGGAGCGGATGGAAAAAAACTGTCGCACAGTAGCTATCGAGCCTCCGGTTCCTTTTTCCAGGATCAGGGAGCTGGTGCTGGATGTAGCAAGGGCTGCGGACAGAGATGAAGGGTATCTGAGTTTTTTTATCGGAAGAGGACCTGGAGGTTTTTCCATTGATTTCAGGGAGTCTCCCGAGGCCAGTCTGTATCTAGTTGCCAGAAGGTACAGTCCTCCTTCTGCTGAATTTGTGGAAAAAGGGGTCACTGCCCATAAATCGGACAGGCCGGCTAAACAGGGATATATGGCCAAGATAAAGTCGGTCAATTACCTGCCTAACGTACTCATGAAAAAAGAGGCCGTAGAAAAAGGCTACAACTACGCAATCTGTTTTGATGAAAACGGATGTCTGGCTGAAGGGTGTGTCGAGAATGTGGTCATAGTCAATCAGGAAGGAAAGATTCTTATTCCTGATCTGACCAACGCCCTGACCGGTACGACCCTGATGAGGGCCCTTGATCTGATTAAAAATGAGGTAAGTTTCATATTCCGAGCCATCCATGAAGAGGAGATATACCAGGCCAGAGAGGTCATTCTGCTCAGTACCACTCTGGATGCCCTGTCCATTGTCAGGTATAATGACAAACCCATCCATGATGTCCGGCCGGGCCCGGTGAGCAGAAGACTTAGGGAACTGCTGATAAAAGATATGCAAGAGAACGGGGTCAAGATCTAG
- a CDS encoding glycosyltransferase family 4 protein has product MKILQVNTEKTWRGGERQTLLTIKGLKLAGLDPHLLCLDGYPLFQKASQKNLPVIGVSSQIQALKTLARRGSEYDLIHAQTGRAQSLAVITSPFHRRKIVYTRRVDFIPRGIVSWLKYKHTNQLAAISPAIKDILQNFLPGREVPVIPSCIDTSRDTMPASDRAQQIRTRHPGKKIVATIAAMVPHKDPLTMLKAVSRLRELAPDRFVFLHFGQGEMEKEVRSWIKEFGLEKDYLLMGFSPEVESFFPVMDAFVMSSQEEGLGSSVLEAFRYEVPVVSTTAGGLGHLVSGRGLSCPPGDHECLAQNINRLLDDPDSARMFVNRAQGYVLAEHSLEKMATDYIRLYQGMLKE; this is encoded by the coding sequence ATGAAAATCCTTCAGGTCAACACCGAAAAAACCTGGCGAGGTGGTGAGAGACAGACCCTGCTGACTATAAAGGGCCTGAAACTGGCTGGCCTGGACCCTCATCTGTTATGTCTTGATGGCTATCCTTTATTCCAAAAGGCAAGTCAGAAGAATCTGCCGGTAATCGGAGTTTCCAGCCAGATTCAGGCCCTGAAAACCCTGGCCCGACGCGGGTCAGAATACGACCTGATCCACGCTCAAACCGGCAGGGCCCAAAGCCTGGCAGTCATTACCAGTCCTTTTCATCGCCGCAAGATCGTCTACACCAGGAGGGTGGACTTCATACCAAGGGGCATTGTTTCCTGGTTAAAGTACAAGCATACCAACCAGCTGGCAGCCATTTCTCCGGCCATTAAAGATATCCTCCAGAACTTTCTGCCGGGCAGGGAAGTCCCGGTCATCCCCAGCTGCATTGACACATCAAGGGATACCATGCCTGCCTCGGACCGGGCACAACAGATAAGGACCAGGCACCCCGGGAAAAAAATAGTGGCCACCATCGCAGCCATGGTCCCCCACAAGGACCCCCTGACCATGCTCAAAGCCGTGTCCAGGCTGCGGGAACTGGCACCGGACAGATTCGTATTCCTGCACTTTGGCCAGGGTGAGATGGAAAAAGAGGTCAGATCATGGATTAAGGAATTTGGACTGGAAAAAGACTATCTGCTCATGGGCTTTAGCCCTGAAGTGGAAAGCTTTTTCCCTGTCATGGATGCGTTTGTCATGAGTTCTCAGGAAGAAGGATTGGGCAGCAGCGTACTGGAGGCCTTCAGGTACGAGGTCCCGGTGGTATCCACCACAGCCGGTGGACTGGGGCATCTGGTGTCCGGCAGGGGACTGTCCTGCCCTCCAGGAGACCACGAGTGCCTGGCCCAAAACATTAACCGCCTCCTGGACGATCCGGATTCGGCCAGAATGTTCGTCAACCGGGCACAAGGATATGTTCTGGCCGAGCACAGCCTGGAAAAAATGGCCACCGACTATATCCGGCTTTACCAGGGGATGCTCAAAGAATAA